AAGCAGTAAAATTGTTATCGAAAGAAGGAAAAGAGATGTATTTCAGGTAAAGTAAGGATATAGATTCAATTTGATAGGAAAAAAACATgttaatagaatagaatacaaATACTACAAGAATATGTTTACTACAAACTAAATTATCACACATTAGAATAatcataaatttcaataaagttAAAATCACGCTGTGTTTTCATGGCACGTGGCGCTTTATATCGTTCGGGTATCAAATTATGTAACATAAAACCCAACTATTTCACAGTCCTTGTTCATCACATGTCGTTCATAATAATGAAACCAGACTTGGTAATAAATCAGGCAATAGTAATTGTGTCGTTCACGCGACGTTGCGTacactgtgtccctttaataatCCCAACATTTCGGACATTATTCGCATTTCAGATTTGCATTCCAGTCACTCGAGCGTTCAAACTATGGCGAACACGTGTTCTCAAGTTGTCTATTGATATATGTGTACAATAATTAACATGCTTACACTTTAAAGCACGATTCGAAGGCAACATAGTATGCTGTATTTTCCATCCTGTTCTTCTCAACTTGTAGTTATGTgcgtacaaacaaatacccgtCAGGTACAGAGAGGGCCAAGTTCTCGTTTATTGCTGCGATGATCTTTGGATGAGATACGAACGCGATGAGATAGTTCtactatttctttttctgaaCTTTTAGCCCATCAATTCCATTTTTAAACCATAAATCTAAATATTACTGTCATTTTAGTATGATAAAGTTAACAAAGAGATGAAACAGTTCATCGAAATCTTGCACTCTGAAATGGATATTACAGTTTCCAAAGATAGTACACGTCGCCCTTTATAATGACCCCAATGCAGTGTGTCCTACGTTCTTTGCATAATTGCATAACATAGCTTTGTCATAGCATAGCTTCTAgtacatcattttcaaaaacagCTTGAATTTCTAGattttaatgctaagaatatttccaaatgtaaaaaaaacacacaaggTGATTCCAAGGGGTTGTATCGATAGACGTGCCATGAATTGGCCGAACTCAGGGCTaggataaatacatgtaaacatggtaAAGTCTATGTTCCGGTTCAAGCAACATAtatcgtctcgtatgcagtttatcattcCACTACAAGTCTTGATGTTCAGATAGATTTGATAGACCTACGTTCAATCCAGGGTCTATGGTTTCTATTACACCCCTTGTCAGGAATGCTTAGTACTTGGGTGTCTGAGACATACAAACTTCTGGTCAAAACTACTATACCATTTGAGGGTTTTATGCAACAATTTATTCCAAAAGGAAGATTTTTACTATAATATCGATAAGAGCCAAGACAAGACAGTCAGCCTTGAAGACATGTGGTTTGAGTTAGGAACCAAATCAATTAAAACAGCCTTGTGTTTTGTATACAAGGACACACCTCAATGCATACGTGATATATGGTCATACTTGACAAGCAATGGGGAAGTGCTGACTAAATGTGTATAAGTAAgcaattaaataaaatatatcactGTACTGAAGTGTCATAAACTATTAGTTTCTCGCCACTCTTTGGATATCTAGGTTATCTTTGTGTTGATAAgtctgtaaaaaaatattttgggtTTCGAAACTCCGTgccattttcttttcaaaacgcgtacagtacaaatacactatcatGCGACTGCGCGTTATGATCTTCTTTCCCTGATGTAATTTGAAAACTGGATTTCGCAGGAACCCAAGGTATAAACGGTCCTGAATAACGAAGCTCTGTTTGTTGGCAATCAAGATCAACCACTTTGTCAATCAGGAAGTGAGAGAAGccactaaaaataaaatatggagAAATACTCCAATTTTTTCATTGCTTTAATAGTATCCTGCTTTTCATAGTGATATTCAGTTAATATTTTTTCTGATTCAGCTAACGTCTGTAACAATGTTAGTGACACTTGATGTTTCGGGCAGTGTCTCTCTGTCGATTTTACTTCTGTTCTTCTGTTCATGATCATGGCGTGCCAAATTCTCCGAACTTATAAAATCTAGCCGCGGTCCCATAGAAAAGGTCCTCTTGACTCTTCTCATCAAGGTCAGACACAAATTCTCGGTACGTGTCATAGAGTTCAGCCATACAGTAGCCTGCACATTTTTCAACGGGGAAGTTTGAGGCAAACATGCACCTATCAGCACCGAACAATTCGATCACTTCTCTAACGTAACCACGTAATTCTTGACGCGCGTTGTCATCCGTATTCCATTTAGGTATCACTCGATCCAGTGCGGATATTTTGACGTAAACCTGGGGTTGTTTAGCCAGAGCTTGCATGCCACTTCGCCAGGTTTCTACCGTGGATGGATCACTGGTCGTTAGGCTACCCATGTGATTAATGACTACATTCGTCAAAGGGCGTCGGTGTACCACCTTTGCAAATTCTTCTAATTGATGAGGGTTGACGTCCAGGTCAAAGCTCAAAGCAATGTCGCCTAAGGTCCCATAACCATGTAGCCAGTCTTCGTCTTCGATGTAGTCGCCACGTTCGACTGTTGGGTCAGTTAGTTTCTGGTCAGTTGGGTGATGCTTCAACACATGGCGTATACCCACAAGGTCTGAAACTATATTCATACGCCGCAAACGCTTTTTAACATCCTCATCGGACAGATCACACCTTGCAACCACTCTGAATTCGTCAATCGAGCTGCCTCCTAGCAGTTTCAAACACTCGCCAGAGGCCCATGAAGCTTCGGCTAAGGGAATAGCAGAGCGACATTCCATCCAGACGCAGCctttacatgacatgtttttgATCGTGCACAGATCTTCCAGATACTCTTCTATAGTGTACACAGGGATGGTTTCACCTATAACTTGAGCGATAACTTCTTGAGACTGACCTGTTCTTGCGGCGTCCGTGAAGTCCCAAACGTGGAAGTGGGGATCGATAAAATCCATCCTGCTTGAATTGTGTCCAAAGAGAGAATACGGGCGTGATAATCGCAGCTGTTGATATAAAGATAAAAAACCAAGCAGTCAAATATTACGAGTTTTGTGCAGGTGTATACACGCATTGcaaattattgataaataaatcaaacatataTGCCTCCATACCTGCCAACTTTACTTGACTGTGTTGGGTTATTTGGTCATACAACTGTATACTAAATCGATGACTAATTGAAGAGACCTTCATACAGTATTCAAATACCGTTGGACAGATAGCGCATGGGATAGGCAGCTGTGGTATCAAAGTGTGCCACCATAAGTCATGCACACCATACGATCAGTCAATGACTTGATATGTCACATGCCTtaacattgtatattttttcattatggTCATGCGCTATGCAGGCCCGTCATGTGAAATATTCGTTAGAATTAGCATATTATAAACATCTCTacttaaaatgtatattttgcttttgatttgcatatacTGGGTGCTCATTTTAATATTGACGAGTGTCAAATTAAGACTGATGCAACTGTacgttataaataaataaaaaaaaagtcttgTACAGCGCCGTAGACGGCGTATGGTACATGTAGATTTCATCATTGACCTCTGATTGACCATGGAACTTAAAAGGGTCTGTCATTCCTCAGAACACAGTTGACAGTACATATTGTGTCAAAGTGCAGACTACTTTGAAGTTTTGCACTCAAATGTCTCTTTTGTGTGTCAATCCTCAACAAATACACTGTTGACCTCATCTGAGTCGACACCAACATACATATCACAGTCCTCTTTCAAACGCTGTTCAATAGTAAAGCTCTCGAGTAGATGATGAATGATTCGATATACATCAGCACAACGTCCGCAATGCGCTGAAGAAGTTCATCCAAACATATTTATGCCTTTCAATTATTCAACTGGGTGGGTGAGTCACCGAAACAATGCACCCCTTTGATGAAAAAATCCTCTGGGCTCCTGGAAGCTAAAAATGTATACGCCCTTATACTAAGATTTACCAAGACATTCGAGTTCTTTCAGAGACAAGAAACAGCAGCAATGATTGTCTGTTGTTATTTATGTTTGCACTATTTTTAGTTTAGTATACTCGAATTCAAATGAAGATCTAAATAACCGTGGCTCGTGAAATAATAAGACAGTCATTTACATGTCTTCTCACAGGGGCATAGGTTCACACCCAGTGTTACAAGTTTTTTGACACCTGACACCTGAGACACCGATCGTCTCATTTGAAAGGCGCCCTCTGTGCCGAAGGTTTGTAGAGTCTTATGACACATGTAAAATTGTCGCGGTGTCTTCAATTCGACTTTGTTTTTCGATATTAGATAGATTCTTTACACTTTTTCTATTCAACTTACACGTATAAAAGTTATCGCTCATTTCATCGCAATGTTacactttttaagttttagctATCACAATTTCACTCCCCAGGGGTTTcacttttatattttgaaagatgCGGTACGTAAGAGTGAAGCACAATTACAGATCCGTGACGTAGACAGCCCCGGTTCACTGAACAGACGAAAAAGATATTGAAGTATGGCTCAAAAAAAGCATAGTTAAGCTCTTGCAAGTTGTAGcgtttatgaaaaaaaaaagtaaaaatagaACAAATATGTTGAGGGCGCTAACAAGGTCAAAGGGCGTTTAGCAGATTACAAGATGGCTGCGCCCATCGGATTTTGGGGTATCGTGGCATTAGTCACGATAATCAAGCTTTTACTCATTCCATCCTAGTAAGTAATGTCATTCACACTGTTTCAGAACTAAGTAATATCTGTACGTTTTATATATGTCGCTGACAATAGTGTGACGCCATTGAAACTATAGTTTCATAGCTAACATCCCAGTCACGTCTGGTGACAAGTACACTGACTTAGTTTGTGCATGGTGTGATATTTTTTGATAAGGCGGCACTGATGATGTGTGTACATTCTGTCGGGGATATCCGAATAGGGAGACCGATTTTGTTGGTTGCAGATATTCAAATATGGCAACGAGATGTGGTAACCTAATCCGAAAGTTTGTATTTCTGCTGAGTGTACCAAAAGTAGCAAACAGCATCGGGCATTTAAATGTGAAGCAGAAAGTTGAAATATGATTTGAAGAGTAACTGTGCAAGTTCTTTTGACATCTATTGGGATAggttacttttgaaaaaaagtgaaaactGTCAGTTGACCCTTGATTGGATCCTGCCACTGAATCCCCAATCATGTAACGGTATAAACCAGTCATGACCCTAAGTGTAATAGACCGAGGTGCTCACTCAAGTCCACCCCGTGACGTAACCACAAGTTagcataacatatatatttagcGTATCAATATCAATCTTGTTTTCCATGCAGTCGTTCCACAGATTTTGAAGTACACAGAAATTGGTTGGCACTAACTCACAGCCTACCAGTATCAGAGTGGTATTATGAGGTAAGGTTTTCAGAAGGCATAAATTTCACTGATTTACACTAATTATTGAAAAGTACAATAATCTTTTGAATAATTCCCACTCAGGTTGTGAAACAAGAGTACAAACAAGGGTGAAATTGACACCAAATGTTTGAGaacccagtaacagaaagggggaaaggggtaaaaaaaaatgacagtgtttccccatagagtctatggtaattttatttgggaacccaggtagattttacctacttaccatccgtaacaaaaacactgaaaaatattgtcattcacATGCCACAATACACATAGTTTCAACTAGTACcaaatttcaaatatcataAAATTCAATCCATTTGAGACATGTGAAAACTTAGACAGAAAGATTCACTGTTGTTGATGCTCCCACTATTTTGAATCTTTAAGTCTACTGTAAACAGTCACCAAGTTACATATTAAAGGGGAATAGTCTGTAATATATATTGTCttgtaatgttatgtatatgGTGTCTTGTGGTATGTTGTTGTTCTTCTCTGGACTATGGGTCCGTAATtaagtttaaataataataataatatgaaactCCTCTTAAAACATATCAAGTCATGTCTCTTACTGGTACTGATTTCACAAGGTATCAGGTATGATGCAAAAGTTACCATGAGTCAATGACATAATTGTTTGGGGTACTAGAAATTTGACAAACATCAGTTTCTAAGCCTCTTTGTGCACCTCTACTTGACTGTGTTAATgcccactccaggaaatacagccattttcataaattacatGGGTTCTGACAAGTCATTTCATGGGTTCTGgcgagtcatttcataattttatacttgatgtttctctgaaatcacaagtactTAAAGGTGATGTAcgtgcaatttcagagaaacatcaagtatAATCAAGTAaggactctccagaacccatagtttatgaaaatgtctccaTTTCCTGGAATGGCGTTTCCCTTTAACACCCATGCTACCATTTTTACACAGGACACTGCCATAATATGGACTTCTTAATAGATATCTAAATAAcctttatattttatttgtatcaaCAGGAAACATCAGAATGGACTCTGGACTACCCACCTTTCTTTGCATGGTTTGAATGTATCATGTCCTACTTTGCCTGGTTCTTTGATTCTCAAATGTTGGTGGTGACAAACTTGAACTATGCCAGCAAAGCTACTGTAGTCTTCCAaagattgtctgttattgtgacaGATTTCCTGTTTATCTATGCAGTAAAACAGTAAGTTTAATAATGCCTCTAATGCAGACTTAGCTGCTGACAATGTTTGTTGTTTGCGAACAAACCTTGACTAGTCAGTGAACAGCATATTAGCCTGATAGACATGTCTCTGGGTTATCATTTCCTCTGGAGCAAACTCACTCaacagtgtatatatgtaggGAGGTCATTTTACATCTGTTGTTAGTTTTTTGTTTGCATCTATAGGTAATAAGTTATTTCACAGATTTGTTATAAGTATATGATGATCATGTATACTTATCACTTTTGGCGCTTGTTTACTTCCCTCTTTGTAAACctaataatgatatcacattaagttatattggattttggcactatacaaattattttgactgactgactgattgactgattgattgattgattgattgataactCAAGGATATTGCCTATTGTTGAGGCTTATTCTGAGTAAATAATTaaacaacacatgtctttggagTTGGATGGGTGGGTAACTTGCATCATAGTTAGGGCTATAATCTATATTGCTTTACCTGCCACTCCTGCCCCTCTGTATTACAAGAGAGCCACATTTGCCACATTAGCACAGTCAAAATTGGAAATGTCATAGAACTATAAACtcaaatttgtgattttttagTGTCTCAGTTTTCCAGAATTTGATCACATTTGACTGATCAGTGTACTTGtctatgtacacatgtagtataGCGTTGACCAATAATATCGACGTCATTTCTcccatcatacatgtatattccatGAGTACACCAAGTTTAAAGTTTCAAAAGGTCTTTGCATAGAAATGCTCAATACTAACCTCATACATGCAGGAAACAAATAccttaatattgatatttcaagtaatagaatttgtattttttatatctcCTTCACAGATTCTGTAGTACCTTACCAGTCAGGAAAGACAAAGAGGATTTGATGGCACAACCAAAATTTattatcactgtctgtctggttgCAAACCTAGGACTTTTACTGGTAGATCGTATCCTTTGAAAATTCAACAACTATTATAGTTGAAGTGTAATTGTGTACAATGCCAACCAGTGAAAACTTTGCTAGTACCtattggtaataataataataatataagaTACTTGCTCTTAGATAATACGTCCATGGAAAAAAGTCAatgatttttacatttttaagtTTCATGCTGCATTTTTGGCATGATTAAAAACCTAaaagccaaggaaaatactcctgacctaaggggtcttgtcactactcatctactGACTCATAGTGACATAAGTATTTTCCAGCTACATGCAGAAAAATGTTAGggaattatataattatacctcctcaagcataaaaGCAAAATAATAGTGCTTTGGAATGTATTGACTCATATTTGAAACACTGCAGAagtagtgatgtagacatgggtagtcgtgacatagaacaaccaggatatattatccatattttctgttcaaagacaataacttggcttgtgcatggtagtTCTAATCCAATATTATCATCAAAGGGATTTGTTTTTGCAGTTAATGTGGGAAAACAATGCAAGCACTGAGTActaaaatttcaacaaatgcACTCAACATCATTTTATAAGCTGAGAAATTTCAACTGCagactgtcagtcttgttcactctatgatagaCGATGCTGTCAAGTGATATGATCATGAAGAATGCTTCCATAGATCGTAGGGAGAAAATACAAGTGATGTTTTCACCCTACAGTCTGTAGATAACTTACACACCAAACAAAGAATGATCACCCTAGGCCAAATAATTGGATGATATTTTTCAGCATGCCCAT
The genomic region above belongs to Glandiceps talaboti chromosome 8, keGlaTala1.1, whole genome shotgun sequence and contains:
- the LOC144438660 gene encoding uncharacterized protein y4mH-like, giving the protein MDFIDPHFHVWDFTDAARTGQSQEVIAQVIGETIPVYTIEEYLEDLCTIKNMSCKGCVWMECRSAIPLAEASWASGECLKLLGGSSIDEFRVVARCDLSDEDVKKRLRRMNIVSDLVGIRHVLKHHPTDQKLTDPTVERGDYIEDEDWLHGYGTLGDIALSFDLDVNPHQLEEFAKVVHRRPLTNVVINHMGSLTTSDPSTVETWRSGMQALAKQPQVYVKISALDRVIPKWNTDDNARQELRGYVREVIELFGADRCMFASNFPVEKCAGYCMAELYDTYREFVSDLDEKSQEDLFYGTAARFYKFGEFGTP